A genomic stretch from Aedes albopictus strain Foshan chromosome 2, AalbF5, whole genome shotgun sequence includes:
- the LOC134288845 gene encoding uncharacterized protein LOC134288845: MYKALMCFGGADVRKIAKTVSVKDDSVMDNPYRAAIDALDNYYSPRMSLRYERFKFRQLQFNPKEKLDQFLIRLRTQAELSNFGEQTENMIMDQIVCATQHDDKLRAKYLEADTSLDDMLKIGRTYESVNKQVQEFRNTSSEPSELNIMNRASSVSTKSSSQNCSRCLRNHHSTDPSCPAKTSRCNKCNRIGHFARCCKGTWKSRVTKVKTVNNDRGLELERKPKFIREIDDVTKDVEIRELFHLEGKRTVAAAVGGVNLRFIVDTGADEDVLGIQDWNTLKRTGFKAFAIKKGSDKIFRAYGTRTPLVVLGEVEAKVEIGGTSCITTFFVIQDGRCSLLSGKTAEKLGVVKFLRAVTPAMSSIKGEVDNV; encoded by the exons ATGTACAAGGCTCTCATGTGCTTCGGAGGTGCAGATGTACGGAAAATCGCGAAAACGGTTTCAGTGAAAGATGACAGCGTGATGGATAACCCATACCGGGCAGCGATTGATGCTCTCGATAATTATTATTCACCCCGCATGTCGCTACGGTATGAGCGATTTAAATTTCGGCAGCTGCAATTCAATCCAAAAGAGAAGCTCGACCAGTTCCTAATTCGGTTGCGGACGCAAGCGGAACTTAGCAACTTTGGAGAGCAAACGGAGAATATGATCATGGATCAAATTGTGTGTGCTACGCAGCACGATGACAAGCTCAGGGCGAAGTACCTTGAAGCTGATACTTCTCTTGACGATATGCTAAAGATTGGTCGAACATACGAATCAGTCAACAAACAG gtgcAAGAATTCCGAAACACATCCAGCGAACCTTCAGAACTAAACATCATGAATCGTGCGTCCAGTGTATCAACCAAATCCTCGAGTCAGAACTGCTCAAGATGTCTCCGAAACCACCACTCAACCGATCCGTCCTGTCCTGCGAAAACATCGAGGTGCAACAAGTGCAACAGAATTGGACATTTCGCACGCTGTTGTAAAGGAACTTGGAAAAGCCGTGTTACCAAAGTGAAGACCGTCAACAACGATAGAGGCCTGGAGTTGGAGAGGAAGCCAAAGTTCATACGGGAGATCGACGATGTCACGAAGGATGTAGAAATTCGCGAATTGTTCCACTTGGAGGGTAAACGTACTgtagctgctgctgttggtggCGTTAATCTCCGTTTCATCGTCGATACCGGAGCAGATGAAGATGTTCTGGGTATTCAGGATTGGAATACATTGAAACGAACGGGATTCAAGGCTTTCGCTATCAAGAAGGGCAGCGATAAAATCTTCCGAGCATACGGCACAAGGACTCCGTTGGTCGTACTTGGTGAAGTTGAAGCAAAAGTGGAAATCGGTGGAACATCGTGTATTACAACCTTCTTCGTCATCCAAGATGGAAGATGTTCACTACTATCCGGGAAAACAGCAGAGAAATTAGGAGTAGTGAAATTTCTCCGAGCAGTCACGCCTGCCATGTCCAGCATCAAAGGTGAGGTTGACAATGTTTAA